Proteins from a genomic interval of Salmo trutta chromosome 39, fSalTru1.1, whole genome shotgun sequence:
- the LOC115179326 gene encoding leucine-rich repeat-containing protein 58, translating to MELFATVDQGGCILDMSHLNLESLNLDTLGDERRRVTQQLYLYNNRLTVFPASVCLFSKLEVLDISNNGLTVLCEDIQRLSNLKTLIAKNNRLNEFSFPKEFGSMQIDTLNFSGNIFEEVPVQFLKLQRLKYLSLGGNRLKAIPVEIENVTSLEMLYLGGNLITSIPPELANLRGLRYLVLCDNRIQNVPPQLTRLYSLRCLSLHNNLLTYLPREILSLVHLQELSLRGNPLVVRFIKDMTYDPPSLLELAGRTIKSCNLPYPPNYLPGNLVHYLDLASKCPNPKCTGVYFDSCVRHIKFVDFCGKYRLPFMHYLCSPECTSPCSSNPQSDTESEDEKCVSADRLQRVLLG from the exons ATGGAGCTGTTTGCAACAGTTGATCAGGGGGGTTGCATTTTGGACATGTCCCATCTGAATCTGGAGAGTTTAAATTTGGACACCCTCGGTGACGAACGGAGGAGAGTGACCCAACAACTCTACCTGTATAACAACCGACTGACAGTGTTTCCCGCTTCGGTATGTCTATTCTCCAAACTGGAAGTTCTGGATATAAGCAACAATGGATTAACGGTTCTCTGTGAGGACATTCAACGTTTGTCAAACCTCAAAACACTCATAGCCAAGAACAACCGTTTGAACGAATTTTCGTTCCCAAAGGAATTTGGGTCCATGCAGATAGACACGTTGAACTTCAGTGGGAACATATTTGAAGAGGTGCCCGTTCAGTTTCTAAAACTCCAGCGATTAAAATATCTGTCTCTTGGGGGTAACAGACTCAAAGCTATCCCCGTAGAGATAGAAAATGTCACCAG TCTGGAGATGCTTTATTTGGGTGGGAACCTCATCACCTCTATCCCCCCAGAGCTGGCCAACCTTCGCGGTCTCAGATACTTGGTCCTTTGTGACAACCGGATACAAAATGTACCCCCCCAACTCACCAG ACTCTACTCCCTGCGCTGCCTCAGTCTCCATAACAACCTACTCACCTATCTACCGCGGGAGATCCTCAGCCTGGTGCACCTGCAGGAGCTCAGTCTCCGCGGCAACCCCCTGGTGGTCCGCTTCATCAAGGACATGACTTACGACCCCCCCTCCCTGTTGGAGCTGGCCGGACGGACCATCAAGTCCTGCAACCTGCCCTACCCCCCCAATTACCTGCCTGGAAACCTGGTGCACTACCTGGACCTGGCCAGCAAGTGTCCCAACCCTAAATGTACCG GTGTGTACTTTGACTCGTGTGTGAGGCACATCAAGTTTGTGGACTTCTGCGGGAAGTATCGGCTACCCTTCATGCACTACCTGTGCTCCCCAGAATGCACCTCTCCCTGCAGCTCCAACCCGCAGAGCGACACTGAGTCGGAGGACGAGAAGTGCGTGTCGGCCGACAGGCTGCAGAGAGTGCTTCTGGGATAG